TCGGCGACCCCCGAGGCGGAGAACCGGGCGTGGATCGCGCAGCAGTTCGCCAACGGTGTGTCGAGCTGGCTGCACATCAACGGCGGCTATTCGCCGCTGTTCGACCGCCGCTCGCTCGCGCCGATGCGCGAGGTGTTCGCCCGGCTGGCGCGCTGGGAAGGCTACTTCGACGGTGCGCGCTCGGCCGCGCAGGTGGCGGTGGTGTTCTCCCGCTACACGCAGGACAACTACGGCCGAGACAAGCCCGGTGCGCGCTATTTCGATCCGGTGCGCGGCACCTACTGCGCGCTGCAGGAGGCGCACATCCCGTTCGACATGCTGTCGGACAAGTTCCTGGATGCCGCGACGCTCGCCCGCTATCGTGCGCTCGTGCTGCCGAACGCGGCCTGCCTGAGCGATGCGGCGATCGACCTGCTCGTCGAGTGGGTGAAGGGCGGCGGATCGCTGGTCTGCAGCTTCGAGACCGGACGCTACGATGCCCGGGGCGAACCGGCGCACCGGCCCGCGCTCGATGCGCTGCTCGGTGCGCGGCGCACCGGGGTGCGGCGCGACCTGAAGTCTTCGTACGCGAAGCTGGAGCGCCGGGACGATCCGCTGCTCGATGGCATCGGCGACACCGACCTGCTGCCCAACGATGGCGCGCTGGTGGAACTGGAAGTCGACCCGGCCGCCGGGCGCGAAGTGCCGCTGACGCTGATCCCGCCGGTGATCGCGCACTCGGGGGCGACGATCAGCATCCCCGAGTACAGTGCCATCGGCAGCGGCACCGACATCCCGGTCGCGCTGCGCGGCAGCTTCGGTGCCGGACGGGTGGTGTACTTCGCCAACCAGGTCGATGCGCTGTTCTATCACTACGGCTTTCCGGACCTCGGCCGGGTGCTGGCCAATGGCGTGTCGTGGGCGATCGGCGAACCGCGCGAGGTGTTCATCGACGCCCCCGACCATGTCGACGCGACGCACATGCGGCAAGCGACACCGGGCGGGCGCCGCGACCTGGTGCACCTGGTGAACTTCCCGGTGGGCAAGCACCTGAATACCGGCTGGCGGCATCCGGGCACCGCCATCCATCCGGTGTCGGGTATCGTGGTGTCGCTGCGCTGCGACGGTGGCGAGCCGCCGCACGCGGTGCGCCTGGCTTCGAGCGAGACGGCGCTGGTTCCGGTGATGCGCGCCGGGCGCGCCGAAGTGGTGGTGGACCGCCTCGACGACCACGAGATCGTCGTGTTCGAGTTCGATTAGCGATGGAACCTGCAGCGAGGCAAGGATGAACGGAATGAACTCTTCGATGAAGCATCATGTGATGCAGGTGCAGGCTGGCCCTGACGGCTCTGACGGCCGGCGGTTCCGTGCAACGGTGGCCGCGGGCTGTGTTGCGCTGTCGTTCCCGGCGCTGGAGGCATTGGCGCAGTCCGGCCAGTATCCGACGCGCCCGATCCGGATGATCGTGCCGCTGCCTGCCGGCGGGCCGACCGACATCCTCGCCCGCCTCGTCGCCACGCCGCTGCAGGAGCGGCTCGGCCAGCCGGTCGTGGTCGACAACCGTCCCGGGGCGAGCGGCAACATCGGCGCCGACCTCGCGGCCAAGGCCGCGCCCGACGGGCATACGCTGTTCGCCGGCACCTCGGGCCCGCTTGCCAACAACGTGAGTCTGTTTGCCAAGCTGCCCTACGATCCGATACGCGACTTCGCGCCGATCGCACTGGTCGCGACTGCCCCCTTCGTGCTGGCGGTGAACCCGTCGGTGCCAGTCACGTCGGTGAAGGAGTTCATCGCATACGCCAAGGCGCGTCCGGGCAAGCTCAACTACGGCGCGGTGCCTGGCGCGGCGGCGCACCTGGCGACCGAGATGTTCCGCACGCTCGCCGGCATCGACGCGGTGCATGTGCCGTACAAGGGCGCGGGCCCGGCCACGACCGACGTGATCGCCGGGCAGATCCAGTTCACGTTCGCATCCACGCCCGGTGCGATCCCGTTCGTGAAGGCCGGCAAGCTGCGCGCGCTGGGCGTGACCAGCCCGAAGCGGGTGTCCGGTGCGCCTGACCTGCCGACCATCGCCGAAGGCGGCGGCCCGGCGATGTCGGCGCAGGTCTGGTACGGCGTGGTGGCACCCGCGCGCACGCCGCGCGAGATCGTGCAGCGGCTGTATGGCGAGATCGAGCAGATCGTGAAGCTGCCGGCCACGCGCGAGCGGATGCTGCAGAACGATTTCGAGCCGGCCATCCTCGACCCGCAAGCGTTCGGCGCATTCATCAAGTCCGAGATCGCCACCTGGGCCAAGGTGGTGAAGGCGGCGGGCATCAAGGCGGAATGACCGACAAGGGACCATCGACATGCCAATCAGCTGGTTGACCGTACTACAGGCGGTGCCTTGGTCCGACGTGATCCGCAATGCGCCGAAGGTCGCCGAGGGCGCGAAGAAGCTCTGGAGCAGCGTCGCCGGCCAGCCTGCGCAGGCACCGCTGGATGCCGGGGCGCTGGCCCGGGCGCGCGACGACAGGTCGCCGGAAGCGTTCCAGGCGCGCATCGACGCACTCGATGCGACGGTGGCCGACCTGCACAGCCAGTTGCTGGCGTCGGCCGAACTGATCCGTGAGCTGGCCGAGCAGAACACGCAGATGGTCCGGCGCGTCGAACTCAACCGGGTGCGCGCGGTCCGGCTGAGCTGGGCGCTCGCAGTGGTTGCCCTGGTGGCGGTCGCCGGCGTGATCTGGTGATGCGCCGGCCAGCCTAGCGCAGGTTGTTCCGCAGCACCACCAGCCAGGGCCGGCCGGCGGTCGGCCGCAGCCGCCCGTCTGCATCGAGCGGCACGTCGGTCCAGGTGACCGCATCGCGAACGTTGCCGCCGATCGCGCCGAGCCGCCCCGGGGACACGCGGACCACCAGGTCGCAGTGGTAGGTGCCGCGGCTGGCGTCGCTGGCAAGCTGGGCAAAGGTGGTGACCACGCCGGCCGTCCATGAGCGCGTCGCGCAGATCAGGTCGCCGACCCGGGGCGCGGCGCGGGTCGCATCCAGCGCCTCGAAGCCGGACGGGTCGGGGAAGTCGTGCGCGCGCTTGATGTAGTCCCAGTGCCGGGCGCTGGGCGGAAACACCTCGCGCGGGACGCCGGCCGCGTGCATCAGGAACGAGATGAATACCGCGGACCACGGGGTCAGCGATCCGTCCGCGAGCAGCGCTCGCTGCGGCGCGAAGTCGCTGCCGCGAAGGACGAACCAGTACATCAGCACGCGGCTGGTGTAGTCGGGCTCATATTCGTTGCGCGGCACCGTCGATGTGGTCGAGGCTGAAGGATCCGGGCGACCGAGGGTCCTGCCGGACGCGTCGATGCGTGGCCGTCCCCACAGGGTCCACTCCTGCAGCGCGAGGGTCACCAGCCGCTGGCGCCGGTCCTGGATCTCGATCGGACCGGCCGCCGCCTTCGGCGCGCCGCGATCGACGGTCGCGCATCCGCACAGCGCGAGCAGGCCGAGGAGGGTGGCCAGGCGTGCGGCGCGTCCGCCGCTGCGGCCGTTCCAGTGGAGAGGCACGTGACGCGTCTTCATCGCCGAAAGTCTAGCATCGGTCCCGGCGGGGGCTGCGCGTAGAATCCGCGGCTTCCTTTCACGCGTTTGCCGGAGTCGTCATGGCCAGGATGTCGGGCAAGGTTGCCTTCCTCACAGGCGCAGGTGCCGGCATTGCCCGTGCGACCGCGCGTGCGTTCGCGCGCGAAGGAGCAAAGGTCGCGCTGTTCGAACTGAACGAAGAAGCCGGCCGTTCCGCCGAGGCGCAGATCCGTGCCGAAGGCGGCGAGGCGCTGTTCATCCGCACCGACGTGACCGACGACGCGCAGGTGAAGCATGCGGTCGAGCGTACGGTCGAGACGTTCGGCCGGCTCGACGTGATCATGAACTGCGCCGGCGGCTCGCTGCAGGAAGATCGTCCGGTGCACCTGATGGACATCGACACCTGGCACCGGACGATGGCGCTCAACCTGCTGCATCCGTTCCTGTGCTGCCGTCACGCCATCCCGCACATGATCGCGGCCGGCGGCGGATCGATCATCAACTTCTCTTCCCACCTCGGGCTGAAGGGCTCCGAGAAGCCGGCTTATGCGGCGGCCAAGGGCGGCATCATGTCGTTCACGCAGACGCTGGCGGCGCAGTACGTCGGGTACGACATCCGCGCCAATGCGATCGCCCCGGCCATCGTGCGCACCGAGCGGTCGATCGCGCGCTGGGAGAACAAGGACTGGCTGCTCTCCGACAACCCGTCGCCGGCGGCGAAGGCGCGCATCACCATGCAGAAGCTCTATCCGTTCTCGGTCGGCGAGCCGGAGCACATCGCGGCGATCGCCGTGTTCCTGGGTTCGGACGAGTCGCGCATGGTGAACGGCACGACGATCGCGGCCGATGGTGGGCGCTCGTCGTACCTGAAGGTGGCGGTGGACTGACCCGGGCGCCGGGTCAGTACAACACGTCAGTACGACACATCAGGGCGCCGGGACTGCGACCCAGCGCGTGCCAGCGGTGCCGTCGGCGCCGGTGCGGCTGATCGGCTCGATGACGATCGCCTGTTCGAACACGGACTCGATCGCCGCATGCAGCGCGGGGTCTCCGGGGCTCCCGGCGGCGCGGATGCGTCCGTGGTCCATCACCACCACGCGGTCTGCGGCCAGCGCAAGCGTGAGGTCGTGCAGGACTGCAGCGACCGCCGCCTGCTGCCGCACCAGCCCCGTGATGCAGCAGAGCACCGCACGCTGGTGGGGCGCGTCGAGGTGGGTGGTCGGTTCGTCGAGCAGTACCACCGGCGCCTGCACCGCCAGCACCCTTGCCAGCAGCGCGCGCTGCCGCTCGCCACCGGAGAGTTCGTCCAGCCGGCGCCCGGCGAAGGCCGTCGCACCGGCCGCCTCGAGCGCGAGGTCGACCGCGCGCTGGTCATCGGCCCCGGGGGTGCCGAACAGCCCGTGGTGAGGTAGCCGCCCCAGCGCGACGATCTCGCGTACCGCCAGTTCGCCGTCGGCCTCGCCCTGCTGCGCGAGCCAGGCAACGCGCCGCGCGCGTTCGCGTGCGGCGAGTGTCTCGATGCGGTCGCCGCCGACCGTTACCTGTCCATGGTCGGGACGGCGCAGGCCGGCCAGCACCGACAGCAGCGTGCTCTTGCCGGCGCCGTTCGGACCGACGATCGCAGTCCAGCACCCGGCGGGAAGCGCGAGCGACACCTCGTCGAGCACGCGCAGGCCGCCGAGGGTGACGCCGATACCCTGGGCCTGCAGGGGCGGCGCCGTGCCGTTCACGCCTGCCTCCGGTGCAGCAGTGCCAGCAGGTAGATGCCGCCGAGCACCGCGGTCAGCACACCCACCGGCAGTTCCTGCGGCGCGACCAGGGTGCGCGCCGCGATGTCGCTGGCGAGCAGCAGCACGCCGCCGGCCATCGCCGACAGCGCGAGCTGCGGCCCGTGTGCGACGCTCAGGCAGCGGCGTACGAGGTGCGGTGCGACCAGTCCGACAAAGGCGATGAGCCCCGCCTGTGCGACGGCGGCACCGGTGGCCATGGCCATCGTGCCTACCAGCAGCAGGCGCACCTGCTGCAGCGGTACGCCGAGGCTCGCGGCACTGGCCTCGCCGAGCACCAGCGCGTCGAGCGCGCGCGACACCCGCAGCGCGGCCGGCAGTACCGCGGCCAGCACGGCGGCCAGCACGGCCGTGCTGGTCCATCCGAGGAAGCCGGTGCTGCCCAGCAGGAAGATCTGCTTGCCGCGCATCGCCTCGGGGGAGGCGAGCGTCACCAGGTCGGACAGCGCGGTCAGCAGCACGCCGACCACCACGCCGCACAGCAGCAGCGACATCGGCCGTGCGGCGCCGCGCGCCAGCAGCAACGTGAGCCCCACACCACAGAGGGCGCCTGCGAAGGCCGCGCCGACCAGGCCCGCCTGCAGCAATGCACCCGCCGCCGCCAGCCCGATCGACGCCCCGGCGGCACCCCCGGCGGCGAGCACCAGCACGACACCCAGGCCGGCACCGGCTGCGGACCCCAGCAGGTAGGGGTCTGCCAGCGGATTGCGGAACAGGCCCTGCGCCACGGCCCCGGCGAAACCCAGCAGCGCACCGGCGAGCCAGGCGCCGATCGAGCGCGGCGCACGGATCTCGCTCACCAGCGTCCATTCGTCCGCCCACGCCAGCGACCAGCCGTCGCTGCCGGCCGCGAGGCCGGCGAGCAGCAGCCCGGCACTGGCGGCCGTGAGCAGCAGCGCGAAGCGCAGCGTTGCGCCACCGTCGCGTGCTGTTGCCACCCTCATCGGCGCGCCTCGTCGAGCGCGCGCAGGCACTCGACCAGCAGGTCGGCGGCCTCGCCCAGTCTCGGACCGGGCCGCACCAGTGTGTCGTAGGCGTTCGGCAGGAACGCACACGTGCGGCGATCGCGCAGTGCGCTCAGCGCCGGCCAGCCCGGCCGCTTCGGCATCTCGCGCAGGGCTGCGTCGCTCGCGAAGATCACCTGCGGCTGCGCGCGCACGATGTACTCGGGGCTGAGCTTCGGGAACACGCCCATCGATGCCGGCACGATATTGCCCATGCCCAGCCGTGCGAGCATGTCGCCGACGAACGAACCTGCGCCAGCCGCATGCGGCGCGGACGACACCTCGAAGTAGGTACGCTGTCCGCGCATCGATGGCGGCACGCGCCGCGCGGCTGCATCGATGCGCGCCGACAGCCTGTGCCATTCGGCTTGCCCGGCAGCGGGGTCGCCGAGTGCCATGGCCACCGTGTCGAGTACGCGCCGGATGTCGTCGAGCGTCTTCGGCTCGAGCGCCAGTGCCGGGATGCGCAGCGCGTCGAGCCGGTCGAGCACCCGCGCCGACGAGGCGGCCAGCACGAGGTCCGGCTTCAACGCGACGATGCGTTCGACCTGCGCGTCTTCGAGGCCACCCAGCCTCGGCAGGCGCTCGACCTGCGGCGGCCAGTTCGAAAACCGGTCGACGCCGACCAGCCGGTCGCAGCCCCCGAGGGCACAGACGGTCTCGGTCGATGACGGCAGCAGGCTGACGATGCGCCGGGCCGGCGCGGCCAGGCGCACCGTGCGGCCGCGGTCGTCGACCAGGTCGATCGCCGCGGTGGTGGTGGCAGTGGTGGAGGCAGTCGCAGCGATCATCGCTGGCTCGGCAGCCGCACATAGTCCTACTGCGGTGGTGGTGAGGATCGCGCCTGCCATCCGCACGCCTGCTGCCCGCATGCCTTTCGTCCACCCTCGCTGCACAGTCGCCCCTCTGTTCGGCAGGCCGGGCGGTCCCGCAGCACCTGACGCGGGGCTAGGTTAACCTGCGTCCTCCGGCAGCGCAAACGCGCGCGCCCACGATCGAAGCATGGCCGGACGACGGTCCGATGCAGACGTACCGCTCGAGGCAAGACGGTGCGCAGGAGGAGCAGGGATGTACGCAGGAAGACTGATCTCGAGGTGCGCGCAGGCTGCACTGCGGCACGCGCTGCCCGCATTCGCGGCGTTCGTACCGGCCATGCTTGCGCTTGCGCCGCATGCGTCCGCGCAGCCGTATCCGTCGAAGCCGATCCGCATGGTGATCCCGATCGCCGCCGGCGGCGGCACCGATGCGATGGGCCGTCTGATCGCGCAGCGGCTGGGTGACCAGATGGGCGTATCGGTGGTGGTCGAGAACCGCGCCGGCGCCGGTACGGTGATCGGCACCGAGATCGTCGCGCGTGCGCCAGCCGACGGCTACACGCTCATGACCGTCGCGCCGGAGTTCGTGATCAACCCGGGGCTGGTGCGCAAGCTGCCGTACGACCCGATCCGCGACTTCGCGCCGATCACGCAGCTCACCTCCGGACAGTACTACCTGTCGACCCATCCGTCGGTGCCGGTGAAGACCCTGAAGGAGTTCATCGCGCTGGCCCGGTCGCGCCCGGGCGAGGTGACCTTCGGTTCCTCGGGCAACGGCAGCGCGAACCACCTGGCAGGCGTGCTGTTCCAGCAGATGACCGGCACGAAGCTCGTGCATGTGCCCTACAAGGGGGCCGGCCCGGCGGGTGCCGCGCTGATCGGCGGCCAGATCGACTTCATGTTCAGCAACATCGCCTCGGCGATGCCCTACCTCAAGTCGGGCAAGCTGCGCGCGATCGCGGCCACCGGTGAGAAGCGGCCGGCGGTCACGCCCGGGGTGCCGACGGTGTCCGAGTCTGGTGTGCCGGGCTACGTGGTGACCGGGTTCTTCCTGCTGCTGGCGCCAGGCAACACGCCGAAGGAGATCGTCGGCCGCCTGAACGCGGAGGCGGTGAAGGCCCTGCAGACGTCGTCGATGAAGGAGACGCTGGCCACGCTCGGGCTGGACCCGGTCGGCAGTTCGCCCGAGGCGACCGGCGCGTTCATCAAGGCGGAGATCGGCAAGTGGACGCCGATCATCCACGCCGCTGGCGCGCAGGCGGACTGAGCGCGCGATGGGCGGCGAGACGGGCGGCGACACGGGTGGCGACACGGGTGGCGAAAGGGGCAGCAAGAGGGGCGACGAGAGGGGCGCCGCGGCAGGTGGAGCAGCCGAGGCCGTCACCGCACGGCTCGCCGCCTTCGTTGCGCAGGCCGACGCCGGGGCGATCCCCGAGGCCGTGCTGCACGAGGGCCGCCGCTGCCTGGTGAACCTGTTCGGCGTGGCGCTGCACGCGACGCAGGACCCGGCGCTGCCGATGCTGCTCGACGTGCTGCAGGCCGAAGGCGGCCGGCCGCGCGCGACGGTGATCGGCGTCGGCCAGCGGGTGCCGCTGATGCATGCGGCGCTCGCCAACGGGCTGCTCGCCCACCTGGACGACTTCGATGACACCTTCTTCCCGACGGTGCTGCATCCCTCCGCGCCGACGATCCCGGCCGCGCTGGCGCTGGCCGAAGACCGCGGCACGGACGGCCGCAGCTTCCTCGCCGCCACGGTGCTCGGACTGGAAGCCTGCTGCCGCGTCGCGCTGTCGATCCAGCAGATGCGCCATGGCGCGCTCTGGCACATGACCGGCACCGCGGGGGTGTTCGGCAGCGTGGCCGCCGCGGGCCGCCTGCTGGGGCTGGATGCGTCGACGATGGCCGTCGCGTTCGGGCTCGCCGGTACCCAGGCCGGCGGCTTGCGCGAGACCTTCGGCACGATGACCAAGGCGTTCCACCCGGCGCGCGCTGCGCAGTCCGGGCTGCTTGCCGCACTGATGGCGCAGCGCGGCTTCAGCAGCACCACGCGCATCCTCGAAGGGCCGCACGGCTTCGCGCAGGCCTTCGCCGCCGGGGCGTTCGACGCCGAGGCGATCGTCGATGGCCTCGGCGAGCGCTGGCTGCTGATGGACAACGCACCCAAGCCCTATGCATCGGCGATCCTCAGCCACCCGATGGTCGATGCGATGTTCGCGCTGCGCACGCAGCCTGGCGTGTCGCCGGCGCAGGTGGTGCGCATCGGCGGACGGGTGAACCCGCTCGCGATCCGGCTGGAGAGCCGTCCCGAGCCCGCCGATGGACTGGCCGCGCGCCTGTCGTTCCAGCATGCGATGGCGGCCGCGTTCGTGGATGGTACCTGCCTGCCCGCGCAGTTCACCGATGCGCGGGTACACGACCCGGTGGTAGCCGGCGTGCGACGGTCGGTCGAGATGACGCCAGACCCCGCGATGCCTCAGCACGGCTGCGAGGTCGAACTGTCGCTGGCCGACGGGCGGGTGTTGCGCCAGGCGATCGAACATGCCACCGGTAGTCCGGGGCGCCCGGTGAGCGATGTGCAGCTGGAGGCGAAGTTCCTGGCGCTGGCGGGCACTGTGCTGACAGCGGCGCGGGCGCGGCGGCTGCTCGGCCAGCTATGGCAGGTGGACGGGCTGCCGGATGTCGGCGCGCTGGCGAGTTGACGTTCGATGGTGAAATCCTCGATCTGCAGATGACCGCAGCGCGCGAGATCATGAAGCGGCGACGCAACGTGCTGCGCGAACTGGCCAAGTGACCGCTGCCTGGGTCTGGCTGGACCCGCAGGGGTACGCGGCGGGCATGATGTCGGGCGGGCTGACCGAATCCCCGGTCATCGGTACCGCCAGCGAGGCGATCCGCGCGCTGCCCATTTCCGCGGAGGAGAAGTCCCGGCTCATCGCCCAGATTCCGGTGGCCGATGCCCTCACCTACCTCTTCGGCACCGTCGGGGTCATCCTGTTCTGCGCCTACATCGGTCCCTGGCTGCTGCGGGCCGATCTCAAGGCCGATGGCCGGGGCCTCGAGGCCGCGATGGGCTTCACCCGCGAGGACGACGGCATCGACTCGGGATGGTGCATGTTCGCGATGCGAGCCTACAGGCTGGAGGCTCGCCATCGGTTCGTCGGCCTCACCGTTGCCGCGGCCGAGCGCAGCGTCGCGCCGGTACGCCTTTTCGTCGAGCGCAACCGGACACGGTGCTGCGTGCAGGCGACGCGGTCGCGGTCATCGGCTCGCGCGTGACGCTGGTTCAGCTGCTGGCTGGAAGCGCAGAGGAGGTGCACGACCACGAACTGCTCGAGGTGGCGGTCGCCACGCGCGATGTGGTTCTCAGCAGCCCCTCGGTGGTCGGCCGCTCGGTCGCCGAAATCCGCGCGGAGACGGTCGCGTCTCGTGGCGTCTTCCTGCAGTCGATCCGGCGCTCGGGGCTTGCGCTGCCTGTCGAACCCGGGCAGCGTCTAGAGGCCGGCGACATCCTGACGCTTCATGGACTCGCGCCCGCCGTCGATCGCATCGCGTGACTCGCCGGCGAGCCGATCCGATCGTCACGTGGCGCCAATTTCGTCGCCATGATCGGGCTGAAGGCGGGCCCGGTCTTCATCGACGCGATCCGCGAGGTCGGCCTCGCGGTGTTCTTCGGCGGCATCGTGGTCACGCTGGTGCCGCAGTTCGTGGGCCTGCTGGTGGGGCGCTACCTGTTGCGCATCGAGCCGCTGCTGCTGCTGGGCGCGCTGGCCGGAGCGCAGACGATGACCGCCGCGCTGGCTGCCGTGCAGGATCGCTCCGACAGTCCGGTGGCCGTGATCGGCTATTCGAGCACAGTGGCGTTCAGCCATATCCAGATCTCCATCGGCGCCTCGAGCGCCTCCCTCGCCAACGCGTCGCTCGACGAGCGGGGCACGGGTGAGGACGATGGATTCGAGGGCCATCTTGCGCCGTGCTGCCGGGTTGGCCACCCGATTCGGGGGCCACGGCACTGCGCGTGCAGCGCGTCGGCGCGACGATCGCGTCCTCGAGGCCGCAGCCAGGCGCTCGCAGGGGTGTTTGAAAGTACTATCCGCGTTTTCGTGTTCCCGCGCGAGGTCGTCATCGCCATTGTGGAATTCAAACGCATTCCCGGTGAGTATCGGATGGTCTCGGACGATGGTCTGTATCAGCTCGTCCTCCTCTCCACCGGTCCGGAGGGGGGCAGAAAATTTCGCCTGGACGGCGCAGGCCGACGACTGGACGTGGACGCGATCTTCGTCCTCGATCCGGTCTATATGTGGGAGGTCGACCGCATCATCGAGACCGCGGGGAACGACATCACGGCGCCTGCGGACCATCCATCCCGGCGCTCGGATCACGCCCTGTTCGACCTTGTCACCCGGGCCTTGACGGACTTCGGCTACTTCTATGGCCATAATGCCGGGCAGGTCGCGGTCTCCTTCAAGACAGACCGGATCTTCCGGGACCCCTAGCCAGCTGCGTGCTTCCAGGCCATGAACGATGCACGCCACTGCCCGCCAGGCGATTCAGCGCGAAGCGAGAAGTGCCACACCGGCCACGGTGATCGCGACACCGAGCAGGTGCCGGCCTGCCAGCCGCTCGTTGCCCAGAAACAGCGCTGACAACAGCAGGGTGAACAGCGGATAACCGGCCACGATCGGTGCCACCAGGCTCACCTCGCCGTCCACCAGCGCGGCATACATCAGCAGCATCGCCGAACCATTGCACACCCCCGCCAGGATGAACCATGGAATGCCGCCCCGGGTACGCACGATCGGCGCGCGTCCGGCGAGCAACCGCGAGGCAATCAGGATCACCGCAGCCGACACCGTATAGCCGGCCAGGATCGCGGCATAAGGGCTGGCCCAGAACACGAAGCCGATCTTGAGCAGGACTTGCGCTGCGGCCCGCAGCATCGCCGCACCGAGCGCGAGCACCATGCCGCGTCCGTCCACCGCGTTGCCCGCGCCCGGACTGGCGGCCTTCGATGCGTTTCCGGCGGTCGACAGCACAGCGATGCCGAGGACCACAGCCAGTGTGCCAGCGGCGCGGCGCAGATCCAGCACTTCGCCCAGCAGCAGCACCGCGGCCGCTACTGCGAACAGCGGTGCAGTACAGGACACAGTTGCGGCAATCGTCGGCCCGAGCCGGGCGTTCGACTCGAACACCAGCAGCGTCACCGCCGCCGGGAAGAACAGCCCGACGGCGAGGAATATCCCCAGCGCGCTGATCGGCGCCGCCGCCAGCGCCGGATCGATGAAAGCCGGCAGCGCCAGCCAGAACAGCACCGCCGCAGACGGCACACTTACCGTCACCCCGGCACGGGCGCTCATGTGGCGCAGGCCGACGTTGCTCGCGATCATCGCGCAGGCGAAGGCGAACGCCGAGGCGAGAGCAAGCAGAAGCGTCAACGCGGGAGCATCCGATGTGGAAAATGGGGTCAGGGAAAGGAAATGGGGTCAAGTCTTGGGGAAATGGGGTCAAGTCTTGAGTTTTGCATCGGCGCGATGAAGACCCGACCTCGTCGCCGGTAATCGATCGCACTTGCCTATCCGGCACCCGACAACCGGACCGGACTGCGTGCCGGCGAGGATTTCTCGATCAAGCTCACGCTCGACACCACCGAGCTCGGACCGGTCGGCTATCGGCTCTGCCCGTTCTACCCGTAATCGGTTGCGAGGCGTGCTGGCCGACCTCACCAATCCTTGGGCAGCGTACGAAGAATATGAATGTGCCTGCCTTCGAACCGGATGTAGCCGCCGGCGGTCAGGTCAGAGAAGATCCGGCTCACCATTTCGCGTGCACATCCCACGCGGTTGCCGATTTCCTGCTGGGTCAGTGGCTCCGGCACCACCATGCTGCCGTCCCGGTCCACGGCCAGATCAATCAGCAGGCGTGCGACTCTGCCATACACATCGAGCAGGGCGAGGTTGCGTACGCCATTGGAGGCGACCTTCAGACGATGGATCAGCTTGCGGATCAGGTGATAGGTGGCGTCCGGATTCTGTGCAATGAACTGCCGGAACGCGCTCTGAGTCACGATCGACAGTTCGCAGGTTTCCAGCGCTATCACCGAAGCAGTGCGTGTGCCCTCCGTCAGCGACATCTCGCCGATGTACTCTCCCGGTCCGTGCACATTGAGCACCACTTCTCGACCCGTCTCGTCAGCGAGATAGACTTTCACCCGTCCGGTGATGATGACGTACAGGCTGTCCGATGTGTCCCCTTCGGTGATGATCACCGCGTTGCGCGGAAACCGGCGCACTACGCCGTGGGCGGCCAACGCATCGGTCAGCGCCCGGCCGTCACCGCCAGAAGTCCGATCTTCGCTCGTGTCCATTGCGTACCTGTCGGGTGACTGTTGCTTTTCAATCGCGTTGCAACCGCGTTGCAACCGCGCGCCCATCGTCGCCATGACGATCCGGGATCGGATCGCGCAATCTAGACTTGCGGGCGATGCCGCGCAAGTCGAACCGTCCTCAGGCTGGGCAGTGCCGAGCCGGGGTCGTCGAATACGGTACGCATCCCACGCTGCTCGCAGCTGCCGGCGTTTATGCCGGCCTGGCACGAGCAGCACGCGCAGCGCACGCAATGATCGGGGGCGGGCACTCGCCGGCAAAGGGGTGTGAATCGG
Above is a window of Rhodocyclaceae bacterium DNA encoding:
- a CDS encoding iron ABC transporter permease; protein product: MRVATARDGGATLRFALLLTAASAGLLLAGLAAGSDGWSLAWADEWTLVSEIRAPRSIGAWLAGALLGFAGAVAQGLFRNPLADPYLLGSAAGAGLGVVLVLAAGGAAGASIGLAAAGALLQAGLVGAAFAGALCGVGLTLLLARGAARPMSLLLCGVVVGVLLTALSDLVTLASPEAMRGKQIFLLGSTGFLGWTSTAVLAAVLAAVLPAALRVSRALDALVLGEASAASLGVPLQQVRLLLVGTMAMATGAAVAQAGLIAFVGLVAPHLVRRCLSVAHGPQLALSAMAGGVLLLASDIAARTLVAPQELPVGVLTAVLGGIYLLALLHRRQA
- a CDS encoding ABC transporter substrate-binding protein; amino-acid sequence: MRAAGVRMAGAILTTTAVGLCAAAEPAMIAATASTTATTTAAIDLVDDRGRTVRLAAPARRIVSLLPSSTETVCALGGCDRLVGVDRFSNWPPQVERLPRLGGLEDAQVERIVALKPDLVLAASSARVLDRLDALRIPALALEPKTLDDIRRVLDTVAMALGDPAAGQAEWHRLSARIDAAARRVPPSMRGQRTYFEVSSAPHAAGAGSFVGDMLARLGMGNIVPASMGVFPKLSPEYIVRAQPQVIFASDAALREMPKRPGWPALSALRDRRTCAFLPNAYDTLVRPGPRLGEAADLLVECLRALDEARR
- a CDS encoding tripartite tricarboxylate transporter substrate binding protein, encoding MYAGRLISRCAQAALRHALPAFAAFVPAMLALAPHASAQPYPSKPIRMVIPIAAGGGTDAMGRLIAQRLGDQMGVSVVVENRAGAGTVIGTEIVARAPADGYTLMTVAPEFVINPGLVRKLPYDPIRDFAPITQLTSGQYYLSTHPSVPVKTLKEFIALARSRPGEVTFGSSGNGSANHLAGVLFQQMTGTKLVHVPYKGAGPAGAALIGGQIDFMFSNIASAMPYLKSGKLRAIAATGEKRPAVTPGVPTVSESGVPGYVVTGFFLLLAPGNTPKEIVGRLNAEAVKALQTSSMKETLATLGLDPVGSSPEATGAFIKAEIGKWTPIIHAAGAQAD
- a CDS encoding MmgE/PrpD family protein, translating into MGGETGGDTGGDTGGERGSKRGDERGAAAGGAAEAVTARLAAFVAQADAGAIPEAVLHEGRRCLVNLFGVALHATQDPALPMLLDVLQAEGGRPRATVIGVGQRVPLMHAALANGLLAHLDDFDDTFFPTVLHPSAPTIPAALALAEDRGTDGRSFLAATVLGLEACCRVALSIQQMRHGALWHMTGTAGVFGSVAAAGRLLGLDASTMAVAFGLAGTQAGGLRETFGTMTKAFHPARAAQSGLLAALMAQRGFSSTTRILEGPHGFAQAFAAGAFDAEAIVDGLGERWLLMDNAPKPYASAILSHPMVDAMFALRTQPGVSPAQVVRIGGRVNPLAIRLESRPEPADGLAARLSFQHAMAAAFVDGTCLPAQFTDARVHDPVVAGVRRSVEMTPDPAMPQHGCEVELSLADGRVLRQAIEHATGSPGRPVSDVQLEAKFLALAGTVLTAARARRLLGQLWQVDGLPDVGALAS
- a CDS encoding DMT family transporter, encoding MTLLLALASAFAFACAMIASNVGLRHMSARAGVTVSVPSAAVLFWLALPAFIDPALAAAPISALGIFLAVGLFFPAAVTLLVFESNARLGPTIAATVSCTAPLFAVAAAVLLLGEVLDLRRAAGTLAVVLGIAVLSTAGNASKAASPGAGNAVDGRGMVLALGAAMLRAAAQVLLKIGFVFWASPYAAILAGYTVSAAVILIASRLLAGRAPIVRTRGGIPWFILAGVCNGSAMLLMYAALVDGEVSLVAPIVAGYPLFTLLLSALFLGNERLAGRHLLGVAITVAGVALLASR
- a CDS encoding cyclic nucleotide-binding domain-containing protein gives rise to the protein MDTSEDRTSGGDGRALTDALAAHGVVRRFPRNAVIITEGDTSDSLYVIITGRVKVYLADETGREVVLNVHGPGEYIGEMSLTEGTRTASVIALETCELSIVTQSAFRQFIAQNPDATYHLIRKLIHRLKVASNGVRNLALLDVYGRVARLLIDLAVDRDGSMVVPEPLTQQEIGNRVGCAREMVSRIFSDLTAGGYIRFEGRHIHILRTLPKDW